One Caldanaerobius fijiensis DSM 17918 genomic window carries:
- the rplT gene encoding 50S ribosomal protein L20, with translation MRVKGGIVTRRRHKKILKLAKGYFGAKSKLYRVANQAVMKSLQYAYIGRKQKKRNFRRLWIMRINAAARLNGLTYNRFMNGLKLAGVEINRKMLADLAVNDSKAFSQLAEVAKQKLNA, from the coding sequence ATGAGAGTAAAAGGTGGAATTGTAACGAGAAGAAGACATAAGAAGATTTTAAAGCTTGCGAAAGGCTACTTTGGAGCAAAGAGCAAGCTATATAGAGTTGCCAATCAGGCTGTCATGAAATCGCTGCAGTATGCTTATATCGGGCGCAAGCAAAAGAAGAGAAATTTCAGGCGGTTATGGATAATGAGGATAAATGCAGCTGCCCGCCTCAATGGTTTGACATATAATAGATTTATGAACGGCTTAAAGCTTGCAGGCGTTGAGATTAACAGAAAGATGCTGGCAGACCTGGCTGTTAATGACAGTAAGGCATTCTCTCAGTTGGCAGAAGTTGCAAAGCAAAAATTAAATGCGTAA
- the rpmI gene encoding 50S ribosomal protein L35: MPKMKTNRSAAKRFRFTGSGKIKRAKAYKSHLLTKKDAKRKRNLRKNTIVSGSDFKKVRRLLPYAE; this comes from the coding sequence ATGCCGAAAATGAAGACAAACCGTTCCGCCGCTAAGAGGTTTAGATTTACAGGGAGCGGCAAGATTAAAAGAGCAAAAGCGTATAAAAGCCATTTACTTACAAAGAAAGATGCAAAGCGCAAGAGGAATTTGCGTAAAAACACCATTGTTAGTGGATCTGATTTCAAAAAGGTCAGAAGATTGTTGCCTTATGCTGAATAG
- the infC gene encoding translation initiation factor IF-3 yields the protein MNNDLQVNEEIRDKEVRLIDVDGQQIGIMSARDAQIIANKRQLDLVKVAPNANPPVCKLMDYGKYKYQQTKKEKEARKKQKIIEVKEIRMTPGIEDHDFNVKVKSAQKFLKDGNKVKVTIRFRGREMNYTDIANDLLNRFAEVLKDDGIVEKKPVIDNKNMFMIISPKE from the coding sequence ATTAATAACGATCTACAGGTTAATGAGGAAATTCGCGATAAAGAGGTCAGGCTGATAGATGTTGACGGGCAGCAAATTGGCATAATGTCTGCCAGGGATGCTCAGATTATAGCAAACAAAAGACAATTGGATCTGGTTAAAGTTGCCCCCAATGCAAATCCGCCGGTTTGCAAACTCATGGACTATGGTAAGTATAAATACCAGCAGACAAAAAAAGAAAAAGAGGCCCGTAAGAAGCAGAAGATCATAGAGGTAAAAGAAATTAGGATGACACCGGGTATTGAAGATCACGATTTTAATGTAAAAGTAAAAAGTGCTCAGAAGTTTTTAAAAGATGGCAATAAAGTGAAGGTCACAATACGATTTAGGGGCCGCGAGATGAATTATACGGACATTGCCAATGACCTCTTGAACAGGTTTGCCGAAGTGCTGAAGGATGATGGCATAGTTGAAAAAAAACCTGTAATCGATAACAAGAACATGTTCATGATAATTTCGCCAAAGGAATAA
- a CDS encoding helix-turn-helix domain-containing protein, with protein MTKREVQKLIVINKIIDGILTIREAAQALNLSERQIFRLKKGVKEQGESMVYL; from the coding sequence ATGACAAAAAGAGAAGTACAAAAATTAATCGTTATCAATAAAATCATTGATGGAATATTGACTATCAGGGAAGCTGCGCAGGCTTTGAACCTAAGCGAACGTCAAATTTTTAGACTTAAGAAGGGGGTTAAAGAACAAGGTGAATCTATGGTATACCTTTAA
- a CDS encoding PolC-type DNA polymerase III has protein sequence MIKGVRFNLADRVLEIDTDGYEDPELLKEDIKKRFHFVREIVVKAPRVLYSSLDECLKCQWGQLLNKLLYKYPIMKEFIKGDYRIVDDKLLITICSRFGLEFVKKKGIDKFISAVLYNYTGSLVKVEFELNESEVVLDNPDIFVELPKKEEKKAQPKQTDDMLILGKPIKNSPIPINQISEEYDEAVIAGNIFDIEERPLKTGKSLLTLKVTDYTDSLYVKMFLDEKNMLVKEKLKKGCWYKFKGFIRYDNFVRDTVMICNDVEIFAYKERVDNAAEKRVELHLHTRMSSMDGVNSAEDLIKRAAQWGHKAIAITDHGVVQAYPEAADAAKKYGIKVIYGIEAYIYDDGIPVVYGSTDDRTLDSEFVVLDIETTGLNSRKDCITEIGAVKIRGKEIVDRFSTFVNPGVKIPDNIVKLTGITDDMVKDAPSVEQVMKEFKAFVGKAVLVAHNAEFDITFIKGKAQMSGIQFDNPVLDTLQLARGMFPDLKNHKLDTVAEFLNVDLKNHHRAVDDAQATADIFIKCLKILQDNGISTLKELNDYFLGKVNNKNESYHAVILVKNMVGLRNLYKLVSKSHLEHYYRKPRIPKSLLNEYREGLILGSACEAGELYRGIINGLDEKKLMRIAQFYDYLEIMPVGNNKFMVKKQIVQSEDNLREINKKIYELGKKLKKIVVATGDVHFLDPQDEVARRILMYGSGFDDADDQAPLYFKTTEEMLEEFSYLGPDIAKEVVIENTNKIADMVEVIKPIPDETYTPKIPGAEEELWEMVMKKAHQIYGDPLPEIVEKRLKRELDSIINHGYAVLYIIAQRLVKKSNDDGYLVGSRGSVGSSLVATMSGITEVNPLPPHYVCPQCKYSEFFTDGSVGSGPDLEDKNCPVCGTLLKKDGFDIPFEVFLGFDGDKEPDIDLNFSGEYQPIAHKYTEELFGKGHVFRAGTIGTLADKTAYGFVKKYIDEHNLKVHAPEVDRLVQACTGVKRTTGQHPGGLMVVPKDNEIYEFTPIQHPADDSSSSVITTHFDYHSLSGRLLKLDILGHDDPTVIRMLEDLTGVDARSIPLDDKDTMRLFTSTEPLGIKPEDIDCEVGTLALPEFGTKFVRQMLVDTQPTTFAELIRISGLSHGTDVWLNNAQDLIRDGIATLKEVICTRDDIMLYLLQKGVEPKLSFKIMENVRKGKGLTDEDIAAMKAKDVPDWFIQSCQKIKYMFPKAHAAAYVMMAFRIAYFKVHYPKEFYATYFTVRADDFDADIVVKGEEEIRRVISQLNNKGNEMTPKEKNMLTILEVALEMYMRGIKLYPVDIYESDAVKFIVKEDGLLAPLNSLAGLGLAAAQNIVKARSEGRFVSIEDLRERAKLSRNVIEILMKHGCLKGMPETSQLSLFDNIYK, from the coding sequence GTAAAAGCACCCAGGGTGTTATACAGCTCCCTGGATGAGTGTTTGAAATGCCAGTGGGGACAACTTTTAAATAAGCTACTTTATAAGTATCCCATTATGAAGGAGTTTATAAAGGGCGATTATAGGATCGTCGATGATAAGCTCCTCATTACCATCTGTAGTAGATTCGGGCTGGAGTTTGTAAAAAAGAAAGGCATAGATAAGTTCATATCTGCAGTGCTTTACAATTACACTGGAAGCCTTGTTAAAGTAGAATTTGAGTTAAACGAGTCAGAAGTTGTTTTAGATAATCCTGATATATTTGTTGAACTACCGAAAAAAGAGGAGAAAAAAGCGCAGCCCAAACAAACCGATGATATGCTTATTTTAGGTAAACCCATCAAAAATTCGCCAATTCCGATAAATCAAATAAGTGAAGAATACGATGAAGCGGTGATAGCCGGAAATATATTTGATATAGAGGAGCGGCCATTAAAAACCGGTAAGTCCTTATTGACGCTGAAGGTGACTGACTATACCGATTCTCTGTACGTCAAGATGTTTTTGGATGAAAAAAATATGCTGGTTAAAGAGAAGTTAAAAAAAGGCTGCTGGTATAAGTTTAAAGGGTTTATAAGATACGATAATTTTGTTCGAGATACCGTGATGATATGTAATGACGTAGAAATATTTGCATATAAAGAACGGGTGGATAACGCGGCTGAAAAAAGGGTAGAGCTTCACCTCCACACTAGAATGAGCTCCATGGATGGTGTAAATTCTGCCGAAGACCTTATAAAGAGGGCTGCACAGTGGGGCCATAAGGCTATCGCCATAACAGATCACGGTGTTGTGCAGGCGTATCCGGAAGCTGCTGATGCTGCTAAGAAATACGGTATAAAGGTGATTTACGGCATAGAAGCGTATATTTATGACGATGGCATTCCAGTGGTATATGGCTCTACAGATGATAGGACACTGGATTCTGAGTTTGTGGTTTTAGATATCGAGACCACGGGGCTAAATTCCAGAAAGGATTGCATAACAGAGATAGGGGCTGTTAAGATAAGGGGCAAAGAGATCGTAGATAGATTTTCAACTTTTGTCAATCCTGGTGTAAAAATTCCGGATAATATTGTAAAGCTCACAGGTATAACCGATGATATGGTAAAAGATGCTCCTTCGGTAGAGCAGGTGATGAAAGAATTTAAGGCTTTTGTAGGAAAAGCCGTTTTGGTGGCCCACAATGCTGAATTTGATATAACCTTTATAAAAGGCAAAGCGCAGATGTCGGGAATACAATTTGACAATCCTGTACTGGATACGCTGCAGCTGGCAAGGGGTATGTTTCCTGACTTAAAAAATCACAAATTGGATACTGTGGCAGAGTTCCTCAATGTAGATTTAAAAAACCATCATAGGGCGGTGGATGATGCTCAGGCTACAGCGGATATTTTTATAAAGTGTCTTAAGATATTGCAGGATAACGGGATAAGTACTCTAAAAGAGCTCAATGATTATTTTTTGGGTAAAGTAAACAATAAAAACGAAAGCTATCATGCGGTCATATTAGTTAAAAACATGGTAGGCCTGAGGAATCTGTATAAACTGGTTTCTAAGTCGCACCTGGAGCACTATTACAGGAAGCCTCGAATTCCCAAAAGCCTTTTGAATGAATATAGAGAAGGTTTGATCCTTGGGTCTGCCTGTGAAGCAGGAGAGTTATACAGGGGTATCATAAACGGGCTGGACGAGAAAAAACTCATGAGGATAGCCCAATTTTATGATTACCTGGAAATAATGCCTGTGGGCAACAACAAATTCATGGTAAAAAAACAGATAGTGCAAAGCGAAGATAATCTTAGGGAAATTAATAAGAAAATATACGAACTGGGTAAGAAGTTAAAGAAAATCGTCGTGGCAACAGGAGATGTGCATTTTTTAGATCCCCAGGATGAGGTGGCCAGAAGGATCCTGATGTACGGGTCTGGTTTTGACGATGCTGACGATCAAGCGCCCTTGTATTTTAAAACCACAGAGGAGATGCTGGAGGAATTCTCGTACCTTGGACCTGATATAGCGAAAGAGGTGGTAATAGAAAATACAAATAAGATAGCCGACATGGTAGAGGTTATAAAGCCCATACCCGATGAGACTTATACACCTAAGATCCCCGGTGCGGAAGAAGAGCTTTGGGAGATGGTGATGAAGAAAGCCCATCAGATTTATGGCGATCCGCTGCCGGAGATCGTGGAAAAACGGTTAAAGAGAGAGCTGGACTCTATAATAAACCACGGCTATGCGGTTTTGTATATTATAGCTCAGAGGCTTGTAAAAAAGTCTAATGATGACGGGTATCTGGTGGGTTCCAGGGGTTCGGTGGGGTCGTCCCTGGTGGCTACCATGAGCGGAATCACAGAAGTTAATCCATTGCCGCCGCATTATGTGTGTCCTCAGTGCAAGTACTCAGAATTTTTTACTGACGGCAGCGTGGGGTCAGGACCGGACTTGGAAGATAAGAATTGTCCGGTTTGTGGCACATTGTTAAAAAAAGATGGTTTTGATATACCTTTTGAGGTTTTTCTGGGCTTTGATGGAGATAAGGAGCCTGATATCGATCTCAATTTTTCAGGGGAATATCAGCCGATTGCCCATAAGTACACGGAGGAACTCTTTGGGAAAGGCCATGTTTTCAGGGCGGGTACGATTGGAACTCTGGCGGACAAGACAGCGTATGGTTTTGTCAAAAAGTACATCGATGAGCATAACTTAAAGGTACACGCTCCGGAAGTAGACAGATTGGTTCAGGCCTGTACGGGTGTAAAGCGCACTACAGGTCAACACCCTGGAGGGCTTATGGTAGTGCCTAAAGACAATGAGATTTACGAGTTTACACCTATCCAGCACCCTGCTGATGACAGCAGCTCGTCGGTTATTACCACCCATTTTGATTACCATTCATTGAGTGGGAGATTGCTGAAGCTGGATATATTGGGCCATGATGATCCCACTGTCATCAGGATGTTAGAGGATTTAACTGGTGTCGATGCGCGTTCCATTCCTTTAGACGATAAAGACACTATGAGGTTATTTACCTCTACAGAACCACTGGGGATAAAGCCAGAAGATATAGACTGCGAGGTAGGCACGCTGGCGTTGCCTGAGTTTGGCACGAAGTTTGTAAGGCAGATGCTTGTGGATACACAGCCCACTACTTTTGCTGAATTGATAAGGATAAGTGGACTGTCCCATGGCACCGATGTGTGGCTCAATAACGCTCAGGATTTGATAAGAGATGGAATAGCCACCTTGAAGGAGGTTATATGTACCAGAGACGACATTATGCTTTACCTTCTGCAAAAAGGAGTGGAACCCAAGCTGTCATTTAAGATCATGGAGAATGTCAGAAAGGGCAAGGGGTTGACCGATGAGGACATAGCAGCCATGAAAGCAAAAGATGTCCCCGATTGGTTTATTCAGTCTTGCCAGAAAATAAAGTATATGTTCCCCAAAGCCCATGCGGCAGCCTATGTCATGATGGCGTTCAGGATTGCTTATTTTAAAGTACACTATCCTAAGGAATTTTACGCTACGTATTTCACTGTGAGAGCAGACGATTTTGATGCAGATATTGTTGTAAAAGGAGAAGAGGAGATAAGGCGGGTTATAAGCCAGTTGAACAATAAAGGGAATGAGATGACGCCGAAAGAGAAGAATATGCTTACCATATTGGAAGTAGCGCTGGAGATGTATATGAGGGGGATAAAGCTCTATCCTGTGGATATATATGAATCCGATGCTGTAAAATTCATAGTAAAAGAAGATGGGCTTTTAGCACCGTTAAACTCACTGGCTGGCTTAGGATTAGCCGCTGCGCAAAACATCGTCAAAGCTCGAAGCGAGGGCAGATTTGTTTCGATAGAAGATTTACGCGAAAGAGCGAAATTGAGCAGAAATGTCATAGAGATATTGATGAAGCACGGTTGTTTAAAAGGCATGCCAGAAACCAGTCAACTGTCGTTGTTTGATAATATTTACAAATAG